A portion of the Gammaproteobacteria bacterium genome contains these proteins:
- a CDS encoding phospholipid-binding lipoprotein MlaA: MIQKLLFAMVVALCFVATNVGVAAAPDPVTVLTTVAPDVYAENYYLEMYNRMMHSFNQSIFSWLAPAHSTTESIATMIPDTVKVGAANFLSNLINEPLIIAASLLEGDHVNARNSATRFVINTSVGLGGILDIAGRLGYSPDYRDLGLAMCKYEVPAGPHIVVPLVGPRTLRDGTADVVLVNVLYLTLLTSIFGASPNVGVITGIILMETIGDLAIVRQIDSPPMDEMNNSYEVIRDRYLHLREARCRDIDAR, translated from the coding sequence ATGATACAAAAACTGCTATTCGCTATGGTCGTGGCGCTTTGTTTTGTGGCAACGAATGTCGGTGTTGCCGCGGCGCCGGATCCTGTTACTGTATTAACGACAGTAGCGCCGGACGTCTATGCTGAGAATTATTATCTGGAAATGTATAACCGAATGATGCATAGCTTCAACCAGTCGATATTCTCATGGCTGGCCCCGGCCCACAGTACCACTGAAAGCATTGCGACGATGATTCCTGATACGGTCAAGGTTGGCGCCGCTAATTTCCTATCGAACCTAATCAACGAACCGTTAATCATCGCGGCCAGTCTTCTGGAGGGTGATCACGTTAATGCACGCAATTCGGCTACTCGTTTTGTGATCAATACGAGTGTAGGCCTGGGGGGGATTCTCGATATTGCCGGTCGTCTTGGTTATTCGCCTGATTATCGTGATCTAGGGTTGGCAATGTGCAAATACGAGGTACCTGCAGGTCCTCATATCGTAGTGCCGTTGGTTGGACCGCGGACATTACGTGATGGTACCGCCGACGTAGTGTTGGTCAATGTTTTGTATCTGACTCTACTGACCAGCATCTTTGGGGCTTCGCCAAATGTTGGTGTGATTACCGGTATCATTTTGATGGAGACGATTGGTGATCTGGCGATTGTTCGTCAGATTGACTCACCACCGATGGACGAAATGAACAACTCCTATGAGGTGATACGCGATCGCTATCTGCACTTGCGTGAAGCCAGATGTCGGGATATTGATGCACGATAG
- a CDS encoding 6-pyruvoyltetrahydropterin/6-carboxytetrahydropterin synthase has product MHDSPIEQSGIERLYQIAAVPFEAARSITSLAPGHRARRIHGHSFLARAALLAGGEPVALASELIRCVECLDYRLLNELLVLPTDENLVHWLRERLGVAVRVGIQSTRNQGADLDLQSCVHFWRRFRFEAAHRLPQVASTHPCGRMHGHGFDVILYATQCPSGGSTGTEVFDPDLLISAWQPLQETLHGSCLNDLPGLDNPTSEVLAYWIWHHLKPHLPWLSQVVIYETASAACQYDGATYRIWKTLYFESALHLARGGSGHSHRIHGHSYLLRLHLLAPLDTVMGWTVDYGNVKEQFRPIYAQLDHHLLNDLPGLFDAELGEVARWIRAQTHPLLPQLNRIDLYETPNCGAVLAWGEGDPTLVFHP; this is encoded by the coding sequence ATGCACGATAGTCCAATAGAACAAAGCGGAATCGAACGGTTGTATCAGATTGCGGCGGTCCCCTTTGAGGCTGCCCGCTCAATCACTTCTCTTGCACCGGGCCACCGCGCGCGACGTATTCATGGCCATAGTTTTCTTGCGCGGGCAGCACTTTTAGCTGGGGGCGAGCCTGTCGCCTTGGCAAGTGAGTTGATCCGTTGCGTTGAGTGTCTGGATTATCGCCTACTCAATGAACTCTTGGTCCTCCCTACCGATGAGAATTTGGTACATTGGTTGCGTGAGCGTTTAGGGGTAGCGGTTCGCGTCGGTATTCAGAGCACCCGTAACCAGGGCGCTGATCTGGATCTCCAATCATGTGTTCACTTCTGGCGTCGTTTTCGCTTTGAGGCGGCCCATCGACTTCCTCAGGTAGCGTCAACCCATCCCTGCGGGCGAATGCATGGTCATGGTTTTGATGTCATCCTCTATGCCACACAATGCCCCTCTGGAGGCTCTACTGGCACGGAAGTATTCGACCCCGACCTTTTAATCTCGGCTTGGCAACCTCTTCAGGAAACTTTGCACGGGAGCTGCCTCAATGATTTACCAGGATTGGACAATCCTACGAGTGAGGTCCTTGCCTATTGGATCTGGCATCATCTCAAGCCACATCTACCCTGGTTGTCGCAGGTTGTGATCTATGAAACGGCCAGCGCTGCCTGCCAATATGACGGCGCCACCTATCGTATCTGGAAGACCCTGTATTTCGAGAGTGCCCTGCATTTGGCGCGAGGAGGGAGCGGCCATTCGCATCGTATTCATGGTCACAGCTATTTGTTGCGCCTGCATTTGTTGGCGCCATTGGATACAGTGATGGGTTGGACCGTGGACTACGGCAACGTGAAAGAGCAGTTTCGACCGATTTATGCGCAATTGGATCATCATTTACTCAACGATCTGCCCGGGCTATTTGATGCCGAATTGGGTGAAGTAGCGCGTTGGATTCGTGCTCAAACACACCCACTCCTACCTCAGCTTAATAGGATTGACCTCTATGAGACCCCCAATTGCGGTGCGGTTCTGGCCTGGGGTGAGGGTGATCCGACTTTGGTATTCCATCCGTGA